The genomic stretch GACAAGCCGGGCATGACGGTGCCGGCCGAGGCCGGGATTGAGGTGCGCGGCGGCCTGCCGTATGCCTCGCGGGGCGGGTTCAAGCTGGCCCATGCGCTGGATCGGTTTGGCATCACAGTCGCGGAGCGCGTATGCGCGGATGTCGGTGCCAGCACTGGCGGCTTCACCGATGTGTTGCTCCAGCGCGGCGCGGCGCGCGTATATGCGATCGACGTCGGGTACGGCCAACTGGCCTGGGAGTTGCGTACCGATCCGCGCGTCGTGGTCATGGACCGCACGAACATCCGGCTGGTCGAGTCGCTGCCGGAACCGGCCTCGTTCGCGTGCATCGACGTGTCGTTTATTTCCCTGACGCTCGTGCTGCCGGTGGTGGCGCGCCTGCTGACGCCGGGTGGCGAACTTGTGGCGCTCGTCAAGCCGCAGTTCGAGGCGGGCAAGGGACGAGTAGGCAAAGGCGGGGTCGTGCGCGATCCGGCCGTTCACCGCGATGTGCTGGCCCGCATGTTGGCGCTGTGCGAGGCGAATGGCTGGAGTGTAGGTGGCCTAACAGCGTCGCCGATCAAAGGGCCGGCCGGCAACATCGAGTTCCTGCTGCACGTGAACATCGACGGCGCGCGAATGGCGCCCGCAAGTACGGCGCTGCTCGATTCGGCGTTGGCCGAGGCCGAAGTGCTGCGATGAGCGACGTCGTGGTGCTGGGCGATATCGTCATTGATATCCTCGCCCGGCTCGAATCGTATCCCGCAATCGGCGGCGACGCGCAGTCGCTCGAAACGCATGTGCGGCTGGGTGGCACGACGCTCAACACGGCCGTCATGCTCGCCCGGCTCGGCCTCAAGGTGGCGATGATTGGCTGTGTCGGCGAGGACCTGTTCGGCGACTTTGCGGTGCAGGCGATGGCGGCCAGCGGGCTTTCGACGCGCTGGGTCCAGCGCGATGGCCGGCACACCACCGCGTTGGCGTACATTGCCGTGACGCCGGACGGCCAGCGCACGATGCTGGGCGGCGCGGGCGCCAACCGGATGCTCGACGGACGCGACCTGCATGCACCGGAACTGCGCAGCGCGCGCTGGCTGCACATGACGTCGTACAACGTCATGTCACCGTCCGCGCACGCCGCCGCGCTTGAGGCGTGCGCGTTGTTCGGCGAGCGGGGCGTGCCGGTGTCGATCGATATCGGCATGGCGCCGGTCCGCCTGCGGCCGGCCGAACTGGCCGACTTGGTGGCCCGCTGCCAGATCGTCATGCCGAGCGACGTAACGCCGTATGACGGGCTGCCGCGCCATCTAATCGTCCGCAAGTGCGGCGCGCGCGGCTGCGAAGTGATAGCCCCGGACGGCGGCGAGGCGACCGCCGTGCCCGGTTTTGCGGCGCGGGTGGTCGACACGACCGGCGCGGGCGATGCGTTCGATGCGGGCTATATCGTCGGGCAACTGCGCGGGCTCGATCGGCCCGCCAGCGCGCTGCTCGCCAACGCGTGCGGCGCGGCGGCCTGCACCGTGACGGGCGCGGGTAACGCGCTGCCGCGCGCATCTGTGGTGCGCGAGTTGTTGGGCCAGTGCGCACCCGCCGGATGGCACGAGACGGCCAGGCGCGTGATCGACGCCCTGTCGCCGTGGCCGGACTGACAACACCAAGACACCAAGAGTACCAATCTGGCTTCTTTGTGCCTTTGTGTTGAGATGTCTTGTTGAGTATCCTGCCACTTCTATGCACCGCAATCTAGCAAGGTAGGGCAAATGGCACCGAAAGTTACACGCATGATTCTGGTCGGCGCGGGCGACATGGCGCGCCACCATATCCGGCAACTCCTGCAGCAGCGCGATACGACGCGCATCGTGGCGCTGTGCGAGCCAAGCGCCGAGCAGTACAAGCTGTCGGCACAGGTGTTTCGCGAGGCCGGCGTGCGCCCGCCACCGAATGAGCCGGATCTCGAGAAGCTCGTGTCGGACCGGCAGGGCGCGATCGATGCGGCGTTCATCATCACGCCGCATGCGCTGCATCACGATCAGACGGCGCTCTGCATGGAAGCCGGTCTCGACGTCCTGCTGGAGAAGCCGATGGTCATGAACGCGGCCGAGGCGCGCTCGCTGATTGAGACGCGCGACCGTACCGGCCGCCTACTGACCGTCGCATTCCAGTCGGCGCTCAGCCCATATATGAACCGCGCGGTCGAATGGATTCGCGGCGGCGAGGCCGGTACGGTGACGGCCATCCATGCCAGCGTATGGCAGTCGTGGAAGACCGAGCAGACCGGGACGTGGCGGCAGAACCCGGCGATGTCCGGCGGCGGCTTCCTGTTCGACACCGGCGCGCACATGCTGAACTCGATCGTCCGGCTGGGCGACGCGGACTTCACCGAGGTTGCGGCGTGGATGGACAATCGCGGCGCGCCGGTCGACATTCTCACGTCGGCGATGGGCCGCCTGTCGAACGGTGTGCTGGTGACGATCGGCGCCTGCGGCGAAACCGTGACCACGTGTGCGGGCGACATCAAGGTGTTCGGCTCGCGTATGATCATCAACACGGACATGTGGGGATCGTGGCTCAAGGTGCAGCGCCAGGGACGGCCGCGCTTCGCGTCCGTGAAGCTGCCGCCGCAGCTTGGCGTCTGGCAGCAGTTCCTGGCGGTGCGGCGCGGCGAGATTGGGAACCCGTCGCCGCCTGAGCTGGGCTTGCGTCTCGCGCTTCTGTGGGACGCGATTCAGGCCAGCGCGCGGCAGGGCGGCAAGCCGGTGGCTGTGCCGGCGTCTAACTGATAACTGGAGGCACGTGCAATGAAACTCGGTGTCTTTAACCCGCTGTTTCACGAACTCTCACTCGAACAGATGCTGGACAAACTGGAGTCGTTCGGGCTGGAAGCGGTTGAACTGCGCAGCGGACCCAACTCGCTGACCGAACTGCGGGCCGGGCGCTATCCGGCGCAGCAGCAGTGCGACCCGGCGGTCCTGCTGGCCGACGCGGGGAAGCTGAAGGCGTTCCGCGCGGCATTCGCGTCGCGCGGCATCATGCTCAGCGGCCTGTCGTGCCACGGCAACCCGCTGCACCCGGACAAGGCGCAGGCGCGCGCCTACCACGAGTCGTGGCGCAACAGCGTGCAGCTCGCCGAGCAACTCGGAGTGAAGGCGGTGATCGTCTTCAGCGGATGCCCTGGCGCCAATGCGCTGGACACCCAGCCGAACTGGGCGACGATCAATTGGCCGCCCGAATTTGCGGAGATGCTGGCGTACCAGTGGAACGAGGTCGCAATCCCATACTGGCGCGCCGAGGCGGCGTTTGCGCGCGCGCACGGCATCAACATCGCCGTCGAGATGCACCCCGGCTTCATGGTGTACAACCTGCCGACGATGCTGCACCTGCGGGAAGCGTGCGGCGAGAACGTCGGCTGCAACTTCGACCCCAGCCACCTGTTCTGGCAACAGGCGGACCCGGTGGCGGTCATCAAGGCGCTCAAGGGTGCGATCTATCACTTCCACGCCAAAGACACAGCGATCGACACACAGAACATCGCGCGCAACGGCGTGCTCGACAACGCGTGCGTGGCCGAGGACGACCGCGCTTGGACGTTCCGCTCGGTCGGTTACGGGCACGACTCGCTGGTCTGGCGACGTATGATCAGCGCGCTGCGCGTGGCGGGCTACGATCACGTCATTTCGATCGAGCACGAGGACGGCCTGGCTTCGATCGACGAAGGGCTTGGCAAGGCGGTCGAGTTCCTGCGCGGCGTCATTCTCAAAGAGCAGCCCGCGAAGGTCTGGTGGATCTAGTGGCGCGAAAGGCGAGCGACGATGATTGACGGCGTGCAACTGAAGGAACTCAAGACTTACCCCGACGAGCGCGGCTTCTTCCGCGAAGTGATCCGCGTCACGGACGACTTCTTCGGCGAGGGGTTCGCCCAGTGGTCGCATTCCAAGATGTACCGCGATGTGATCAAGGCGTGGCACATTCACCGCCAGCAGGTTGACTGGTGGTATGTGCCGGTCGGCGCGCTCAAGGTCGTCCTGCACGACCTGCGGTCGGAGTCGCCGACGCGCGGGCAGACGATGGAGTTGTTCCTCGGCGACCAGTATGGCGACAAGGTGCTAAGGATCCCGCCCGGCGTCGCCCACGGCTGCAAGGTATTGAGCGGCGAAGCGCACCTGTTCTACATTACGTCGAATACGTACAACCCGGCTGACGAGGACCGCCTCCCGCACGACGATCCCGGCATCGGCTATGACTGGTTGAAGCGAGCGGCGATTACTTAGACCGTGCAGGTTCGGGTATAATATGTGGCTGAGATGTTGACACAGGGGCGAACCAGCGCCCCTGTGTTGTGTACTTGGACTCGTAGTGTTTCGAAATGAGCGTGTTCCCACGGGATTGCTGCAAAAATCTGCGGTATGACAGCAATCTCTGCCCTACCCCCAATAGCTCATCCCCCTTCTCCTCCGCAACGGGGGAGAAGGGGCTGGGGGGTGAGGGGGCGACCTCTGCACTTGCGCACCAGACATTGGATCATACTCAGGACGAAACAGTATTACAGTAAGGAACGGGATGGATCAGCGTCACATTCGGAACTTCGTTATCACGGCGCATATCGACCACGGCAAGTCCACGCTTTCGGACCGCCTGCTCGAGCGCACCGGCACAATTGCGCTGCGCGACATGTCGGCGCAACTGCTGGACTCCATGGATCTGGAGCGCGAAAAGGGCATCACGATCAAGGCCAAGGCCGTGCGCATGACCTACCGCGCGCGCGATGGCGGCGAGTATGAGCTGAACCTGATCGACACGCCAGGGCACGTGGACTTCGGCTACGAAGTATCGCGCGCGCTGGCGGCCTGCGAGGGCGCCGTGCTGGTCGTGGACGCGTCGCAGGGCGTCGAAGCGCAAACGCTGGCTAACCTGTACCTGGCGCTCGAGCACAACCTGACGATTATCCCGTTCATCAACAAGATCGACCTGCCGTCGGCGCGCCCGGATGAGATCGCCGAAGAGGTCGAGCATCTGCTGGCGGTACCGGCCGACGAGATTATCCGCGGATCGGCCAAGGAAGGCAGCGGCGTCGACGAACTGCTGGAATCTATTGTGCGCAATGTGCCGGCGCCGAGCGGCGATCCGGCGCGGCCGCTGCAGGCGCTGATCTTCGATTCGCATTACGACGCCTATAAGGGCGTGGTGGCCTATGTGCGCGTGATGGAAGGCACGGTGCATGCCGGTGTGCCGCTGCTGTCGATGGCGCACAGCAACCGTTTCGAGGCGCTGGAAGTCGGCATGTTCAAGCCGAAGATGCTGCCGGCGGAAGCGCTGCAGGCCGGCGAGGTCGGCTACGTCGCCACCGGCCTCAAGGACGTGAAGGAACTGGCTGTCGGCGACACGTTGACGACGGTTGAGGGCGCGGCCGCTGAGGCGTTGCCCGGCTACCGCCCGGTCAAGCCGATGGTGTACGCCGGGTTGTACCCGACGAACAGCGAGGAGTATCCGTTGCTGCGCGATGCGCTCGACAAGCTGCGGCTCAACGACGCGTCGCTGGTGTACGAGCCGGAATCGTCGGTCGCGCTTGGCTTTGGGTTCCGCTGCGGTTTCCTCGGCCTGCTGCACATGGAGATTGTGCAGGAGCGTCTGGAGCGCGAGTACGACCTTAACCTGATCGCGACCGCGCCGAGCGTCGAGTACCAGGTGCTGACCAAGCGCGGCGAGGTCATCATTGTGGACAACCCGGCCCAGCTGCCCGACCCGACCGACATCGAGGAGATCTCCGAGCCGTGGATGAAGATCACGATCTACACGCCGAAGGAGTACATCGGCGCGATCATGGATCTGGTCACAACCCGCCGCGGCGCGTTTGACCGGATGGACTTCCTTGACACGCAGCGGGTGATGCTGGTATACCGCCTGCCGCTGTCGGAGTTGATCATCGATTTCTACGATCAGCTCAAATCACGCACGCGCGGCTATGCGTCGCTGGACTACGTGTTCGAGAAATACGCGTCCGGCGATCTGGTCCGGCTGGACGTGCTGATCAATGAGGAGTCGGTCGATGCCTTGTCGCTGATCGTCCATAAGGACCACGCGTATGCCAAAGGCGAGGCGCTGACCAAGAAGCTCAAGGAAGTCATCCCGAGCCAGATGTTTCCGGTGCCAATTCAGGCGGCCGTCGGCAGCCGCGTACTGTCGCGGCAGACGGTGCGCGCGCTGCGCAAGAACGTGCTGGCCAAGTGCTATGGCGGCGATATCTCGCGCAAGCGCAAGCTGCTGGAGAAGCAGAAAGAGGGCAAGAAGCGCATGAAACGCCTTGGCAGTGTCGAGTTGCCGCAAGAAGCGTTCATGGCTGTGCTGCGCTTGAACGACGAGTAGTCAGCACGCGCCCGCCCTGCAATAACAACAAAGCCGGCTGAAGACGTTAATTCAGCCGGCTCTTGCTATTTGCGATCTAGCGGCTTAGCGGCGGAAGCGGGCCGGCGCCATCCGCCCAACCTTCACGTACGTCGCCATCCACGTGGTGCCGCTGCGGGAACCCTTGACCGTGACATAGCGCCCGACGGCCGGTGTGCCCTTGATGATGGTCGACGGACTAACCTGGACGACGCGCGTGCCGACCTTCCACTCGGTCGCGCCCATCGCCTTGAGCACGCCCGTGAACTCGAATCGGCGTGGCTTCGACGAGTTGACTTCGATCTTCAGCGCCAGCAGGCTGCCGTCGGGCTGCTTGGCATACTTGACCTCAGCCATACGCCCGGCAACCGGCGTGCCCTTGATCTGGGTGTTCGCGTCGATGACGAACGTCTTGCCGCCGACCACCCACTGGGTCGCGCCAAATGACTCGATGAGACCCTTGAATTCGCCGCTCGCCTGCTTCACTTCCACTTCGGTGGCCAGTATCGTTAGGTCGGCCTGATACACGCCATCGACCTCAACCATCGCGCCAACGACGACGGCGGCCACGTTCGGCTTGAACTTCGTGTTCGCGTCGGTCGTCACTGCCTTTCCGTTTACGGTCAGGCTGTTCGCGCCGACCGCTTCGACCGTCCCCTTGAACTCAACGTGCGCTCCCACGGTCGGCGTCATGTTGTACGTGAACGCTACATCGGGTGTTTCACCGCCCGGCGCGGATGCGGCCAGCGCCGGCCGCAGGCCGGCCAGCGACACCAGGAGCAGGCCGAGGAACGCGACGAGCGACAGGCGTAGCAAATGGCTTTTCATTACGATCGTCTCCTATTCGGGCAAATTGAGTTGGTCGAGAATACGTATTCATAAGCCCTAACGCGCCGCCATGCACATAGGATACAGGCGCGGCGCGTTTCGTTAATAGTACCTTGGTACAGATAGGCTGCCAGGCGGTAGCACCGCGATAGCGCTCGGCAGTCTCAGCGCCGGATGACCGGCAGGAATGTGCGAGCGAGCGCCAGCGAATCGGCAAACACGTCACCGTTGGGACCGCTACCACCGTCGTAAGCGTAGTACGCAGTTCCAGATGGTGCGCCAAACAGTGACACAGCCTGCCAGCCGCCGCCGCCCACAACGAGGTTCTTCGCCGGACCCCAACTGGCGCCCGATCCAAGCGCCCACATGATACTTGGGGTGGCTGTCGCCTCGTTCCAGGCGACCGTCATCGCGCTGCCGGTGAGCGCGAGGCGCGGGACGCCGGAGTCCGCGCCTGCGCTGTTGGATAGGTTGCCTGGCGTTGTCCATGTACCGCCGCCGCGGACTGAGGCCATGATGTCGTACTGGCTAGATACGACTTCGCCCCACACCACCACAGGCCGGGCATCGACGCCGAGCGCCAGCGAAGGCCACTTGGAATCGATGCCAGGTGATTGCGAGATGTTCTCCGCTATTGAAACCGTGTTCGTGTTGACGAGTGTGCCGTAGTAAATCTCGCCGTTGCCAAAGCCGCCGGTCTGCCAGGCCATGTGAAGCGTTCCGGTCATGTCGACCGCCATGCTCGGCGCGTTGCCGCCGGCAGCTCCGTTGAGCGGCACGGCCGACCACGCGCCCGCGCCACCTGCGGTTGCCGTGGCGTAGTACAGGCGATATCCGGGCAGCAGCGGGTCAAACTGACCCCACGCGACCCGCACCGTATTGGCCGCATCAACGACGATGACTGGCTGGCTGGCGGACCCGGTCAGAGACGCGATCTGCTTGGGAATGGCCCACGTCGAACCGTTCCAGTTGCTATAGAACACACTGGGCGAACCGCCAAAATCATCCAGCCAGACGGCGTGCGGCGTGTTGCCCGGCCCGACGGCCAGCGCGGCGCGGCTGCCCGTACCGACGGTGATCGCCGGAGACCATAAGACGCCGTTCCACCAGCGGTGCCAGACGTATTTCACGCTGAGCGTCGGCGAGATGTCCACCATTTCTTCCCAGACGACATGCTCGGCGCCGCTGGGCGCTACGATGAGCGCCGGGTTGCGCGAGTCGGTGGATGTGTTTGAAATATTGACCAGCGACAGCCCGGCATTCGCGATGCGCGCGCCCGCCAGCGCGACGACCATCGCCATCGCTGCACAGGACGCGAGCACCGCCAAAACACGCCTCATAGGTTTTCTCCGTAAAAGTGGCCCGCTCCGGGCAGGCGCTACAAACAGAGTGCCCCTCTCCTGCAGCGCAGGAGAGGGGTTGGAGGGGGTGAAAGAAGATGGTCTGGCTATTTGCTGCGCTCGACCTGGATGCGAATGGCACGCACACTGCCATCGCCCATCATGGAGCCTAGCACTTCGACAGTTGCGCCGACCTTGGCCGCGCCGTGGCTTTCGTCGATCATCGTCTGCGCATCGACCGTGACGGTCTTGCCGCCGATGGTCCACGTATTGCCGTTGATCGCAGTGATCGTGCCCTTGAACTCGACCTTCTGCGGCTCCGGTTTCTGCACGACGATCTTGGTTGCCGTCAGGATGGCGCCGCTCTTGATGGCGCGCACTTCAGCCATCAGGCCGATCTGCGGCGTGCCGCTGATCACCGTATTGGCGTCCACGATGACGTTCTTGCCGCCGACCGTCCACTGGGTGTCACTGAAGGCGCTGATGATGCCCTTGAATTCGACGCGTTCGGTCTCGTGCTTGGCCGACTCAACCTTGATCTTCAAGGCGACCAGGGTGCCGTCTGACAGTCTCGATGCTTTCACTTCGGCGATGGCGCCCACAGCCGGCGTTCCGCTGATGACCGTCTGCGCCGTGATTGACAGCGTCTTGCCGGCCACAACCCACTGTGTATCGCTGAAGGACAGGATGGGGCCGCGGAACTCGATCTTCTCGACCTCGGCGCCTGGCGCGTGCTCCACGCTGATTTCCTTGGCGAGAAGAATCGTGCCTTCCCCGGGCAACTTGTAGCCTTCGACCTCGACATACGCGCCAACCACAACAGCGGCGGCGTTCGGCTCGTACTTCGTGTTGGCGTCGGTCTGGAAGGTCATGTCATCAATCGTCACGCTGCCGGTGATCACTTCTTTCACCGTGCCGCGCACATGAATCTCGGCGGGGCGCGTGGCTGTGGCGGTCGGCGTACAGTCCGACGCGCCGGTACTCCTTGCTGACGGCTCGCAGGTGGCGGTGGCCGTCGCGGTCTTGGTGGCGGTCGGCGTACAGCCGCCCGGCACGACCGAATTCGGCGACGACGGCGTGCAGGTGGCCGTCGCGGTTACGGTGCTGGTGGCGGTGGCGGTCGGCGTGCAGCCGCCCGAACCAACGGAGCTCGGCGACGACGGCGCGCAGGTGGCCGTGGCCGTTGCGGTGTCCGTGCTGGTGGCCGTGGCAGTCGCGGTGTCCGTGCTGGTGGCCGTGGCGGTCGCGGTGTCCGTGCTGGTGGCCGTACCTGTGCCGCTCGATGGGGCGTAGCGTGCCGTGTCGCTCGTCAGGGCAGCCATGGCTGGCATGATTCCCATGACAACAAAAAGGAATACTGCCAACAGGGTAACAACGGGTATGCGCTGGATGGTGCGCTTCATACTAGTTTCCTCCCGGTAGATTATTACTGACTGGATTTTCAACGTCATTGACTAGAACGATGCTGGTCAAGAAACGATACAGCGATTTCCACGTATTTTGCCAGCAAAATAGCCAAAATAGGCCGAGAGATCTCTCGCATTGGACAATCCAATCCCTGGAAACCCTCGTATAACAGATGCGTTCTTCGATGTCCGATCCATGAATAGCAGGTAGCTTTGCGGAGAAACGGCATTGACAACCCGTGGCGATCACGATTCAATCGCCGCCGTGTTGCGCGGGCGACGTGCTTTTCGCCCAACCGGGCCGGGGTGTGCTACAATCTACTCGCGCGCGTGATGGCAGCCCGCGCGGTCCCGTCTCAGCGCCGGGGAGGTCGCGCGCGGATGAATTCTATGCAGGAAAAAGTGAAGCAGTTCCACGAGGCGTATGGCTTGGACGACCCGCCTGGCCCGTGCATACCGGCGCCCGATGCGGTGCGCCTGCGCCTGCACTTGATCGAGGAAGAAGCCGCAGAGTTCCGGCTGTCCAGCGAAGCCGGCCACCTGGCGGATTCGATTAAGGAGTTGTGCGATCTGCTCTATGTGGTGCTGGGCGCGGCCAACGCGTATGGCATTGACATTGAGCCGTTTTTCGATGAAGTTCACCGCAGCAACATGACCAAGCTGTGGCCCGGCGGCGAAGTGCGCAAGAATGCGCTGGGCAAAGTCATCAAACCGCCGACATACTCACCGGCCGACATCGAACGAATTCTGGATCCGATGCGGGCCGGAGAATTCGCAGACCGACAGGCAAACGATCTTTCATGAGCACCTCTCGCGACGAACGACACGCAGCGCTGCAGGCTCGCCTGCAGTCGGCCCGACGACAAGCGCCGGACCTCATTCCGGCGATTGACTACTACGGCGCGCTCGTTGCGGCGCTCATCGATGAAGAGCCGCACGTCGACCCGCCGCCGCTGGATTCCGACGGCGTGGCGCGCAAGTTCGCTGCCGGCGAGCCGATCCTGCCGGGTGAGTCACTTGGTCTCGATGAGGACGCCATACGCGCGCTTCTCGTCAAGCTGTGCCTGGCCACCGAGTCGTTCGGCAAGGTACCGTCGGACCTCAACCCGCGCCGCCTGTCGTGGTTCCAGGGCTATCGCGCCGACCGCGACCCGTCGTATGCGCGGGGCGTGGACGCCGCCAGGATCCGGCATGCGGTGGAGGAGCAATCGCTCGACTGGGGCGAATTGATGGGCCGGCTGACCACCGGCGAAGACGCTGACCTGGCTGAGTTGGCCGACCGCAACCGACTTGATGCCGCACTGCTGGCCACGCTGGCGCGCTTGGCCATGCGCCCTACGATGGCCGCCTTTGCGACTGCGTTCGAGCCACTGGTGCGCGCACACGAAGCCGCCTGGGGCCGTGACACGTGCCCGATGTGCGGCAGCGCGCCCGCCCTGGGTGAGCACCGCGACGGCGCGGCTTTCCGGCGCATGCGCTGCGCGACATGCGGCGCAGCCTGGCCGCTGCAGGTGGATCGCTGCGTGGACGTGAAGAGCGTCAACGCGGAGGAGCCGCTGGCTGACGAGGTGGTGCTGCTGGAGGAACTGCTGACGCTTGCGCGTGATGCCGGCGTCGGCGGCGAGGGACAGGCCAAGACGTAGCGCGCGGCGCAGGACGAAAGCGATCATGTTTGCACATGCGCGTCCGGCACGACCGGGCGACTACTGCGTGCTGCTGGCAGCCGACAGCGATCTGCCCCGGCTGCACGCGCGATTGGCCCAGTTGCAGCGTCGCTGTGGCGGCCACCGTGCCGAGCCGGTGCACCTCACCTGCCAGCGCTTTGTGGCCCCGCCGGAGGCGCTCGAGGAGTTCCTGAGCTTGTTCCGGCCGATCACGCTGGCGTGCGCGCGGATCATCGTCGAAGCCAACTCGCTGGTCAAGTGGCAGGCGCCTGGCCGCCGCGACCGCAGCCTGCGCTGGGGCATCACGCTGACGCCGGCGCTGCGTGCGTTCGCGGCGATGAGTGAACAGGTACTGGTGGCCGCCGGCGGCGCTCCGCTGTACACGTCGGGATGGCTGCCGTCGCTGGTAACCGCTCTGGAGGGCATCGAGGACATCAGTTTCGACCCAAACCAGTTGACGACTGACACCTTTCCGTATGAATTGTTCGAGGCGCGACGCGTGCTGGTGACGCGTATCGCCGGCGCGGGCGAGTATGTCGTCGAGCACGAATTGGTGCTGGGCTCCTGAGCAGCGCGCGCCCTCTCGCGCAAGCACAAAACCGTGCGCGGCCCCTGGTCCGGTGCGGTTTTCTTGTTTCAGACGGCGTCGCGCATCAGTCGGGCGTGTCCAGTGCGCCGCTCAACGCCTCGTAGTGTGCTGCGTAGTGCTCGATGACATGCGCGACGACCCACGCCGCGTTCATCGACGCGCCATCTGCGGTTCGCTGCGCTGTCTCGGCGCGCAAACTGCCGGACGGCACGCGCTTGAGCGCGTCCACCAGCGAGCGGTGCGAACGGCGAAACTCCTCCATGATGCGCGCTAGCGGCATGCCGCGACCGGGCTTGCCGGCGTGTTCGCGGTCGATGCCCATGCTGATCGGCTGTCCGCGCGCAAGGTCCGCCAGCGCTTTCACTGCTTCGCTGCTGCCGTGCGCGAGGTGAGCGAATACGTCGAGTGCCGTCCAGTCACTGCCGGCGATCGATCGCTCGAAGTCGGCAGCGCGGAACTGCTGCACCAGTTCCAGCATCGCCCGGTGCTCCGCTTCCAGGTGCTCGATCAGGTCGCTGGCGCTCATGACTACTCCCGGTTTGTGGATGAATCGAGCTGCGCGGCAGCATCCGCGTCAAGATACCAGTGCGGCGGCCCGGATTCCGGCTGTATGGCGGTCACCGGCAGTTCAGGGAGGACGCGCGGCGCACGCAGTGCCTGTGCCACGCGGGCGGCTTTGCCGGCACCACTGATAACTATCCAGACCCGCGCGGCGCGGTTCAATACGGCCGGCGTCAGCGTC from Chloroflexota bacterium encodes the following:
- a CDS encoding TlyA family RNA methyltransferase, which encodes MAARERLDVLVVARGLAESREKAQRLIMAGEVFVDGQRMDKPGMTVPAEAGIEVRGGLPYASRGGFKLAHALDRFGITVAERVCADVGASTGGFTDVLLQRGAARVYAIDVGYGQLAWELRTDPRVVVMDRTNIRLVESLPEPASFACIDVSFISLTLVLPVVARLLTPGGELVALVKPQFEAGKGRVGKGGVVRDPAVHRDVLARMLALCEANGWSVGGLTASPIKGPAGNIEFLLHVNIDGARMAPASTALLDSALAEAEVLR
- a CDS encoding carbohydrate kinase family protein; this encodes MSDVVVLGDIVIDILARLESYPAIGGDAQSLETHVRLGGTTLNTAVMLARLGLKVAMIGCVGEDLFGDFAVQAMAASGLSTRWVQRDGRHTTALAYIAVTPDGQRTMLGGAGANRMLDGRDLHAPELRSARWLHMTSYNVMSPSAHAAALEACALFGERGVPVSIDIGMAPVRLRPAELADLVARCQIVMPSDVTPYDGLPRHLIVRKCGARGCEVIAPDGGEATAVPGFAARVVDTTGAGDAFDAGYIVGQLRGLDRPASALLANACGAAACTVTGAGNALPRASVVRELLGQCAPAGWHETARRVIDALSPWPD
- a CDS encoding Gfo/Idh/MocA family oxidoreductase gives rise to the protein MAPKVTRMILVGAGDMARHHIRQLLQQRDTTRIVALCEPSAEQYKLSAQVFREAGVRPPPNEPDLEKLVSDRQGAIDAAFIITPHALHHDQTALCMEAGLDVLLEKPMVMNAAEARSLIETRDRTGRLLTVAFQSALSPYMNRAVEWIRGGEAGTVTAIHASVWQSWKTEQTGTWRQNPAMSGGGFLFDTGAHMLNSIVRLGDADFTEVAAWMDNRGAPVDILTSAMGRLSNGVLVTIGACGETVTTCAGDIKVFGSRMIINTDMWGSWLKVQRQGRPRFASVKLPPQLGVWQQFLAVRRGEIGNPSPPELGLRLALLWDAIQASARQGGKPVAVPASN
- a CDS encoding sugar phosphate isomerase/epimerase; translated protein: MKLGVFNPLFHELSLEQMLDKLESFGLEAVELRSGPNSLTELRAGRYPAQQQCDPAVLLADAGKLKAFRAAFASRGIMLSGLSCHGNPLHPDKAQARAYHESWRNSVQLAEQLGVKAVIVFSGCPGANALDTQPNWATINWPPEFAEMLAYQWNEVAIPYWRAEAAFARAHGINIAVEMHPGFMVYNLPTMLHLREACGENVGCNFDPSHLFWQQADPVAVIKALKGAIYHFHAKDTAIDTQNIARNGVLDNACVAEDDRAWTFRSVGYGHDSLVWRRMISALRVAGYDHVISIEHEDGLASIDEGLGKAVEFLRGVILKEQPAKVWWI
- a CDS encoding dTDP-4-dehydrorhamnose 3,5-epimerase family protein — translated: MIDGVQLKELKTYPDERGFFREVIRVTDDFFGEGFAQWSHSKMYRDVIKAWHIHRQQVDWWYVPVGALKVVLHDLRSESPTRGQTMELFLGDQYGDKVLRIPPGVAHGCKVLSGEAHLFYITSNTYNPADEDRLPHDDPGIGYDWLKRAAIT
- the lepA gene encoding elongation factor 4; protein product: MDQRHIRNFVITAHIDHGKSTLSDRLLERTGTIALRDMSAQLLDSMDLEREKGITIKAKAVRMTYRARDGGEYELNLIDTPGHVDFGYEVSRALAACEGAVLVVDASQGVEAQTLANLYLALEHNLTIIPFINKIDLPSARPDEIAEEVEHLLAVPADEIIRGSAKEGSGVDELLESIVRNVPAPSGDPARPLQALIFDSHYDAYKGVVAYVRVMEGTVHAGVPLLSMAHSNRFEALEVGMFKPKMLPAEALQAGEVGYVATGLKDVKELAVGDTLTTVEGAAAEALPGYRPVKPMVYAGLYPTNSEEYPLLRDALDKLRLNDASLVYEPESSVALGFGFRCGFLGLLHMEIVQERLEREYDLNLIATAPSVEYQVLTKRGEVIIVDNPAQLPDPTDIEEISEPWMKITIYTPKEYIGAIMDLVTTRRGAFDRMDFLDTQRVMLVYRLPLSELIIDFYDQLKSRTRGYASLDYVFEKYASGDLVRLDVLINEESVDALSLIVHKDHAYAKGEALTKKLKEVIPSQMFPVPIQAAVGSRVLSRQTVRALRKNVLAKCYGGDISRKRKLLEKQKEGKKRMKRLGSVELPQEAFMAVLRLNDE
- a CDS encoding nucleotide pyrophosphohydrolase, yielding MQEKVKQFHEAYGLDDPPGPCIPAPDAVRLRLHLIEEEAAEFRLSSEAGHLADSIKELCDLLYVVLGAANAYGIDIEPFFDEVHRSNMTKLWPGGEVRKNALGKVIKPPTYSPADIERILDPMRAGEFADRQANDLS
- the fdhE gene encoding formate dehydrogenase accessory protein FdhE; translation: MSTSRDERHAALQARLQSARRQAPDLIPAIDYYGALVAALIDEEPHVDPPPLDSDGVARKFAAGEPILPGESLGLDEDAIRALLVKLCLATESFGKVPSDLNPRRLSWFQGYRADRDPSYARGVDAARIRHAVEEQSLDWGELMGRLTTGEDADLAELADRNRLDAALLATLARLAMRPTMAAFATAFEPLVRAHEAAWGRDTCPMCGSAPALGEHRDGAAFRRMRCATCGAAWPLQVDRCVDVKSVNAEEPLADEVVLLEELLTLARDAGVGGEGQAKT
- a CDS encoding maleylpyruvate isomerase N-terminal domain-containing protein, giving the protein MSASDLIEHLEAEHRAMLELVQQFRAADFERSIAGSDWTALDVFAHLAHGSSEAVKALADLARGQPISMGIDREHAGKPGRGMPLARIMEEFRRSHRSLVDALKRVPSGSLRAETAQRTADGASMNAAWVVAHVIEHYAAHYEALSGALDTPD